One segment of Tetrapisispora phaffii CBS 4417 chromosome 1, complete genome DNA contains the following:
- the KRE1 gene encoding Kre1p (similar to Saccharomyces cerevisiae KRE1 (YNL322C); ancestral locus Anc_3.18), translated as MSLLQLVARCLALLNLLVFINARETLTTTDIVGSTIKLEVEDAVLKAVTPGIPYTSTITSLSGAVTEYIQTIITPTSTGKTTAPAAKTSSGSSTSSVASTKVAALVYPYTTTITATSGGVTLYISTVVTGSGSGSTATVISPSASSKASSVSSSSTTTLPATSYTYTGTNPDPSSNFTVPPKSPVTTLSLDLYYTVTDGSKVYTSRRDATSIWVTVTTNSGVAVVRTTYVQRFTSQYTVMKSPSSGSIGLGTITGTVGVVKTTAIAEGSGSSTTTDSKVVKIASANSADNKFVVSKIPMIVSFLSIFFISLL; from the coding sequence ATGTCATTGTTACAACTGGTTGCTAGATGCCTGgctcttttaaatttattggtATTCATTAATGCTAGAGAAACATTGACTACTACTGATATAGTAGGAAGCACAATCAAGTTAGAGGTTGAAGATGCGGTTTTGAAAGCAGTGACTCCCGGGATTCCATATACTAGTACTATCACTAGTTTGTCTGGTGCTGTTACTGAGTATATCCAAACTATTATAACGCCTACTAGCACTGGAAAAACAACCGCTCCTGCTGCAAAGACATCTTCTGGTTCATCCACATCTTCCGTCGCTAGCACTAAGGTTGCTGCTCTTGTTTACCCATATACGACAACAATTACTGCTACCTCGGGTGGTGTcacattatatatatcaactGTCGTAACAGGTTCTGGTTCCGGTTCTACTGCTACCGTGATTTCCCCTTCTGCAAGCTCGAAGGCTAGCAGCGTGTCTTCTAGTTCTACTACAACATTACCAGCAACTTCATACACTTACACAGGTACTAACCCAGATCCTTCCTCAAATTTCACCGTGCCACCAAAATCGCCGGTGACAACATTATCACTGGATCTATATTATACTGTTACCGATGGTTCAAAGGTATACACCTCTCGTAGAGATGCTACATCCATCTGGGTCACCGTTACTACCAATAGTGGTGTGGCTGTGGTGAGAACAACTTATGTACAAAGATTTACTTCACAATATACAGTTATGAAATCTCCTTCTTCGGGTTCCATTGGTTTAGGTACGATCACAGGCACTGTCGGCGTAGTCAAGACTACCGCCATTGCGGAAGGCTCGGGCAGTTCTACAACAACAGACAGTAAAGTTGTCAAAATTGCAAGCGCAAATTCTGCTGACAACAAGTTTGTAGTAAGTAAGATACCTATGATcgtttcatttttatctattttctttatttccTTATTATGA
- the TPHA0A00370 gene encoding uncharacterized protein (similar to Saccharomyces cerevisiae YNL320W; ancestral locus Anc_3.21) encodes MFDKAIALTKMIIGGISIVAAASLAGLYTFQNRLVYPSWAQNARNYVDTPDKYNLPYKRVILKTRDNIQLEAYDLHYNDISGDSKTTVLILCPNAGNIGYFLPIIEIFFRQFKTNVFIYSYRGYGNSTGSPTEKGLKIDADTAIEHLINDDFHKDKKLVLYGRSLGGANAIYIASKYKNIVDTVVLENTFLSIPKVIPHMLPKLKYVVSFCHEIWNSEKEISNCSSETPFLFLSGKKDEIVPPEHMKTLYQLCPSNKKQIFEFPKGFHNDTIIQDGYWDIIEKFLEENRFI; translated from the coding sequence ATGTTTGATAAAGCCATTGCTTTAACTAAAATGATAATTGGTGGAATTTCTATAGTAGCTGCTGCTTCTTTGGCTGGGTTATACACTTTCCAGAATAGACTGGTTTATCCTTCATGGGCTCAGAATGCAAGAAACTATGTGGATACTCCTGATAAATACAATCTACCATATAAAAGAGTAATACTGAAAACGAGAGATAACATTCAATTAGAGGCTTATGACCTACattataatgatatttctGGCGATTCTAAGACTACCGTACTGATTTTATGTCCAAATGCTGGTAATATTGGATATTTCTTAccaattattgaaattttctttAGACAATTTAAGACAAATGTTTtcatatattcatataGAGGTTATGGTAACTCAACTGGTTCTCCCACTGAGAAAGgtttaaaaattgatgcTGATACTGCAATTGAACATTTAATTAACGATGACTTCCATAAAGATAAGAAACTTGTACTCTACGGCCGTTCTTTGGGAGGAGCTAATGCTATCTACATAGCatctaaatataaaaacattGTCGATACTGTTGTATTGGAAAATACATTTTTGAGCATCCCAAAAGTTATTCCTCATATGCTCCCcaaattaaaatatgttgTTAGCTTCTGTCATGAAATATGGAACtcagaaaaagaaattagcAACTGTTCTAGTGAAACCCCATTCTTATTTTTAAGTGGaaaaaaagatgaaataGTACCACCAGAACATATGAAAACTCTATACCAGCTTTGTCCCAGTAATAAGAAACAAATCTTTGAATTTCCAAAGGGTTTTCACAATGACACAATTATACAAGATGGCTATTGGGatataatagaaaaatttttGGAAGAAAACcgttttatttaa
- the TPHA0A00350 gene encoding uncharacterized protein (similar to Saccharomyces cerevisiae VNX1 (YNL321W); ancestral locus Anc_3.19) — MGKANKNGLVPVGSATNLRPKLKNANESRRIFSVDDDIDEFQYDQDAINKNVGSTENVNNVNIVNLQNTMSNGLLHTKESNLSVKHTNSETLFNSVFKNHDDNNNINNNNLIDAINGRASKNLTNAISNDYTDSFNSENPSGNVESTTIEDANNDNNDITGLYDDRESTSSNSTTNSIESYTLRERQDAINKTHPFGIRIWKPALYKKSRSVQRTADEDIHEIKLKKPLTWYIHLVNIIYTITFGVLLFMLCNILSITSLSLGIFTKSARDYSEFLFKLSLYLFYPFGKIVYLTQDDRYLKEDNNEGISFQQFYTWISSYSRIFSSQHNDEFPPNSSAENNLNTPQVSTGSTRQRDSYQSLKEIDPLNQISYGSIQQYISDQQNLNSGNNSKNSKIISSLSSSSQQDGVDSNADENENQNLNLSNSNDDNIVQRRYFGRGKWTLGRFIFYTFFHLILQPIILLVSLILWLLVFTIPMSNILWKLMYHCRRHPLALDFKSVKKTMAEEQQKLNGEDYSNKSVLLCSFRFAGWHYYKYTVDGTNIIVMNLIFMVLFTIFDFFVLKRIWGIEAWFSDESSIFVFCLISIIPLAFYIGQAVASISAQTSMGLGAAINAFFSTVVEIFLYCVALSQNKGLLVEGSMIGSILGAVLLLPGLSMCGGALYRKTQRYNPASAGVSSALLIFSMIVMFIPTMLNEIYGAYYITCIDEDKPKEFSVKNVVLAVTTERCYFSHPPLKFNKLYRTVLQPMSVTCAIILFMAYIIGLWFTLRTHAKMIWQLPIAEPPREFSSMQHVESATSGITALPVEEQSGGHDAPNWSRSKSTCILLGATLLYATIAEILVDCVDSILEEFPGLNPKFLGLTIFALVPNTTEFLNAISFAMYGNVALSMEIGSAYALQVCLLQIPALVIYSIYTTINVDHATIVIRDQMFALVFPRWDLIGSMASVFLFTYLYAEGKSNYFKGSMLILLYIVIIIGFYFQGVIRSEELIKN; from the coding sequence ATGGGCAAGGCAAACAAAAATGGTCTAGTTCCTGTTGGCTCAGCTACAAATTTAAGAccaaaattaaagaatgcTAATGAATCTAGAAGAATCTTTAGTGTAGATGATGACATAGACGAATTCCAATACGATCAAGATGCTATAAACAAGAATGTTGGCTCTACTGAAAACGTTAACAATGTCAACATTGTCAATTTGCAAAACACAATGAGTAATGGTCTATTGCATACAAAGGAAAGCAATTTATCAGTTAAACATACCAATAGTGAAACATTATTCAACTCAGTTTTTAAAAACCACGAcgataacaataatattaataataataacttaaTAGATGCAATTAACGGAAGAGCAAGCAAAAACTTGACAAACGCCATCAGCAATGATTATACTGACTCTTTCAATTCGGAGAATCCATCCGGAAACGTTGAGTCAACAACCATCGAGGATgctaataatgataataatgatattacTGGATTGTACGATGACCGTGAATCAACGTCTTCAAACTCAACAACTAATTCTATAGAGTCATACACTTTACGTGAAAGACAAGACgcaattaataaaactCATCCATTTGGTATCAGAATATGGAAACCTGCGTTATACAAGAAATCAAGGTCGGTGCAAAGAACTGCTGATGAAGATATtcatgaaattaaattgaaaaaaccTTTAACCTGGTATATACACCTGgttaatatcatttacaCAATAACATTCGGAGTATTACTTTTCATGTTATGCAATATCTTAAGTATTACGAGTTTATCTCTAGGCATTTTTACAAAATCTGCAAGGGATTATTCAGAATTTTTGTTTAAGTtgtcattatatttattttatccCTTTGGGAAAATTGTTTATCTAACTCAGGATGACCGTTACCTAAAGGAAGATAACAATGAAGGTATAAGTTTCCAGCAATTCTACACATGGATCTCATCTTATAGTAGAATCTTTTCGTCACAAcataatgatgaatttcCACCAAACAGCAGTgctgaaaataatttaaatactCCACAAGTTTCAACAGGTAGTACAAGACAAAGAGATTCTTACCAATCACTAAAAGAAATAGATCCATTAAACCAAATTTCATACGGTTCTATTCAACAGTATATTTCAGATCAACAAAATCTGAATAGTGGTAACAATAGTAAGAACagcaaaataatatcttcattGTCAAGTAGTTCACAACAAGATGGGGTAGACAGCAATGcagatgaaaatgaaaatcaAAACTTGAATTTGAGCAattcaaatgatgataatattgtCCAAAGGAGATATTTTGGTAGAGGTAAATGGACTTTGGGaagatttatattttatacaTTTTTCCATTTGATATTACAGccaataattttgttgGTTTCTCTTATATTGTGGTTGCTTGTATTTACAATTCCAATGAGTAACATTTTATGGAAACTGATGTATCATTGTAGAAGACATCCGTTAGCTTTAGATTTCAAAAGTGTAAAGAAAACTATGGCAGAAGAACAACAAAAACTTAACGGGGAAGactattcaaataaaagtGTGCTGTTATGCAGTTTCCGTTTTGCTGGTTGGCactattataaatatacgGTCGATGGTACTAATATAATAGTGATGAATCTAATATTTATGGtattatttactatttttgatttttttgttttaaaaagAATCTGGGGAATTGAGGCATGGTTCAGTGACGAATCTAGTATATTTGTATTCTGTTTGATATCTATCATTCCCTTGGCATTTTATATTGGACAAGCTGTGGCATCTATATCAGCTCAAACTTCCATGGGTCTTGGTGCTGCTATTAACGCATTTTTCTCCACAGTTGTTGAAATCTTTTTATATTGCGTTGCATTGAGTCAAAATAAAGGTCTACTAGTAGAAGGTTCAATGATAGGCTCAATTTTAGGTGCTGTATTATTACTTCCAGGGCTATCAATGTGCGGCGGAGCTTTATATAGGAAAACACAACGTTATAACCCAGCTAGTGCTGGTGTTTCATCGGCTctgttaatattttcaatgattGTTATGTTCATTCCTACTATGTTAAATGAGATATACGGCGCATATTATATAACATGTATTGATGAGGATAAACCTAAGGAGTTTAGTGTGAAAAATGTAGTTTTAGCTGTGACAACTGAGAGATGTTACTTTTCCCATCCCCCGCTAAAgttcaataaattatacaGAACTGTTCTTCAACCAATGTCTGTTACATGTGCTATCATATTATTTATGGCATACATCATTGGACTTTGGTTCACCTTAAGAACTCATGCAAAAATGATTTGGCAATTACCTATTGCCGAGCCACCAAGAGAATTCTCATCAATGCAACATGTTGAATCTGCCACTAGTGGAATTACAGCTTTACCAGTAGAAGAACAATCCGGAGGACACGATGCTCCAAATTGGTCGAGATCAAAATCTActtgtattttattaggTGCAACTCTATTGTATGCCACAATAGCTGAAATTCTTGTTGATTGTGTTGATTcaattttagaagaattcCCTGGTTTGAATCCGAAGTTTTTAGGATTAACAATATTTGCTTTGGTTCCTAATACAACAGAGTTTTTAAATGCTATTTCTTTCGCTATGTATGGTAATGTTGCATTATCTATGGAAATTGGTTCTGCATATGCTTTGCAAGTTTGTTTGTTGCAAATTCCAGCTTTGGTTATCTATTCAATATATACCACCATCAATGTTGACCATGCCACAATTGTCATCAGAGATCAGATGTTTGCATTAGTCTTCCCTAGATGGGATTTAATTGGTTCCATGGCTAGTGTTTTCCTATTTACATATCTTTATGCCGAAGGTAAATCTAACTATTTCAAAGGGTCAATGTTAATCCTACTATACATTGTAATCATCATTGGATTTTACTTCCAAGGTGTTATTAGAAGTGAAGAGttaatcaaaaattaa
- the TPHA0A00320 gene encoding uncharacterized protein (similar to Saccharomyces cerevisiae EGT2 (YNL327W); ancestral locus Anc_3.11) yields MESYYSYQYVNVTLPDVTETTVITTVISDVIQSVESSVQSTVSSEEEYFSGTEIEIEQNTTIDNQEIDISEINTIAESEEQTLSNIISSTTDEIISSTSLYDTNASTFSESDLYITLESQSSEESQLELETSTETSTETSSTLSSSIVAASSSATIETSSSLVAEVTETTSSTKITSAIETSSSSEIISAIETPVFTTSVPTNSNTNDVESVTTTSYETVPTLSFNTETMTYSVETLTISGQVTEYTIWCPISTLASVTPLQSVTSVPVQASAIDAKVTSSVNENLTYSVVTATIDGQVTEYTTWCPISTSTSVTPLQSVTSVAVSSSSEDVATTTTVTSTSSTVRTATINGEFTEITSFYPVNTSSSEDSTTTIRLTSYTVRTATINDEVTEITSYYPVSTMSSSRAFEYVTASANSTVNSTTHAFSEYEGAANMITIKSTSLLSVIVSLFIALF; encoded by the coding sequence ATGGAATCCTATTATAGTTACCAATATGTTAATGTCACTCTTCCAGACGTCACTGAAACTACTGTTATAACCACCGTCATTTCTGATGTAATTCAATCAGTCGAATCTTCCGTCCAATCTACAGTTTCTTCTGAAGAAGAATACTTTTCTGGAACTGAAATCGAAATCGAGCAAAACACAACCATAGATAACCAAGAAATTGACATCTCAGAAATAAACACTATTGCTGAATCAGAAGAACAaacattatcaaatatCATCTCATCAACCACGgatgaaattatttccTCTACATCTTTATATGACACAAACGCATCTACCTTCTCTGAATCTGATTTATACATCACTCTAGAATCACAATCTAGTGAAGAATCACAATTAGAATTAGAAACTTCTACTGAAACTTCTACTGAAACCTCCTCAactttatcttcttctatTGTTGCTGCTTCATCTTCTGCCACCATTGAAACTTCTTCCAGCTTAGTTGCGGAAGTTACCGAAACTACCTCCTCCACTAAAATTACTTCCGCTATCgaaacttcttcttccagTGAAATTATTTCCGCTATTGAAACTCCAGTCTTTACTACCTCAGTCCCAACTAACTCAAACACTAACGACGTTGAAAGTGTCACAACAACTTCTTATGAAACTGTCCCAACTCTTTCCTTCAATACTGAAACCATGACCTACAGTGTTGAAACTTTAACTATTAGCGGCCAAGTTACTGAATACACTATCTGGTGTCCAATTAGCACTTTAGCCTCTGTTACTCCATTACAAAGTGTCACCAGTGTCCCAGTCCAAGCTTCTGCTATTGATGCTAAGGTTACCAGCAGCGtcaatgaaaatttaacttACAGTGTTGTTACCGCTACTATCGATGGTCAAGTCACAGAATACACTACCTGGTGTCCGATTAGCACTTCCACCTCAGTTACTCCATTACAAAGTGTTACTAGTGTCGCTGTCAGTTCTTCTTCTGAAGATGTTGCCACTACCACTACCGTTACTTCAACTTCTTCCACTGTCAGAACCGCTACTATTAATGGTGAGTTCACTGAAATTACTTCTTTCTACCCAGTCAACACCTCCTCTTCTGAAGATAGCACCACTACTATTAGATTAACTTCATACACTGTTAGAACTGCCACTATCAACGACGAAGTCACTGAAATTACCTCTTACTACCCAGTCAGCACCATGTCCAGTTCTAGAGCTTTTGAATATGTTACTGCCTCTGCTAACTCCACTGTTAACTCCACTACTCATGCTTTCTCTGAATACGAAGGTGCAGCCAACATGATTACAATTAAGAGCACAAGTTTACTTTCAGTtattgtttctttattcattgcactattttaa
- the LEM3 gene encoding Lem3p (similar to Saccharomyces cerevisiae LEM3 (YNL323W); ancestral locus Anc_3.16) translates to MNFDLKQVGVFRRNKKHKEAIEDPIEDEQDDYDASEFEDDEKEVSVKVKNRRPREDNFTQQRIKAFNPIITPKTVIPLYLFIAVIFIIVGGVALGVSSRINELTLYYQDCVTAAPSDGTWSDMPSDHYISDFKNNKTVSVSPQWRFVDDTTDDADERGTCQIRFNVPYRIPKPVYINYLIENFYPNHRRYVLSFSEDQLRGKAASYEDVHDNTGINCKPLVRNEEGKIYYPCGIIANSMFNDTFPFELINVDDTSSNYTLINTGINWRTDRKRFKKTKYTAADIAPPPYWEKQYPDGYNDTNIPDVQTWEEFQNWMRPAAFQKFAKLIRRNENDTLEVGTYQIDIGLHWPVTEFKGKKAVYITHGSPIGGKNPFLGIIYLIGGLICVAMAIIVFVFWIFFGRKVADPNALSWKKKSNLIS, encoded by the coding sequence atgaattttgatttaaaacAAGTGGGTGTATTTCGTCGAAATAAAAAGCATAAGGAGGCCATCGAAGATCCTATAGAGGATGAACAAGATGATTACGATGCTTctgaatttgaagatgacGAGAAAGAGGTGTCTGTGAAGGTTAAGAACAGAAGACCAAGAGAAGATAACTTTACACAACAGAGAATTAAGGCATTCAATCCAATCATCACTCCAAAAACTGTAATACCGTTGTACTTATTCATTGCTGTGATTTTCATCATTGTAGGAGGTGTTGCTCTTGGGGTTTCGTCAAGAATCAATGAGCTCacattatattatcaaGACTGTGTAACTGCAGCTCCAAGTGATGGTACTTGGTCAGATATGCCAAGTGACCATTACATTTCAGActtcaaaaacaataaaacaGTAAGTGTTAGTCCTCAGTGGAGGTTCGTTGACGACACTACAGATGATGCAGATGAAAGAGGTACTTGTCAAATAAGATTTAATGTTCCGTACAGGATTCCAAAACCTGTATACATAAATTATCTAATAGAAAATTTCTACCCAAACCATAGACGTTATGTCTTATCATTCAGTGAAGATCAACTAAGAGGTAAAGCTGCCTCTTACGAAGATGTCCACGACAACACAGGTATTAATTGCAAACCATTAGTTCGTAACGAAGAAGGTAAGATATATTACCCATGTGGTATTATCGCAAACTCTATGTTTAACGATACTTTCCCATTCGAATTAATCAATGTAGATGATACTTCGAGCAATTACACTTTAATCAACACTGGTATCAACTGGCGTACTGACAGAAAAAGGTTCAAAAAGACTAAATATACTGCCGCTGATATTGCTCCACCACCATATTGGGAAAAACAATATCCAGATGGTTACAATGATACTAATATTCCAGATGTTCAAACTTGGGAAGAGTTCCAAAATTGGATGAGACCAGCAGCCTTCCAAAAGTTTGCTAAATTAATACGTCGTAATGAAAATGACACACTAGAGGTTGGTACTTATCAAATAGATATTGGGTTACATTGGCCAGTGACAGAATTCAAGGGAAAGAAAGCGGTATATATCACTCACGGTTCTCCAATCGGTGGTAAAAATCCATTTTTAGGAATTATCTATCTAATAGGCGGTTTAATATGTGTCGCAATGGCAATAATAGTGTTTGTATTCTGGATTTTCTTTGGTAGAAAAGTTGCGGATCCTAATGCATTATCTTGgaaaaaaaaatctaatctgatttcttaa
- the CDC33 gene encoding translation initiation factor eIF4E (similar to Saccharomyces cerevisiae CDC33 (YOL139C); ancestral locus Anc_3.20) gives MSVEEVTQKFESVSVDNNAPKTVLNDDKSFEVKHPLNTKWTLWYTKPAVDKSESWSDLLRPVTSFNTVEEFWAIVKNIPEPHDLPLKSDYHVFRNDIRPEWEDSANEKGGKWSYHIRSKSSDIDELWLRTLLAVIGETIDEEDSQINGVVLSIRKGTSKFALWTKSEDQTEALTNIGARFKQVLKLGEEDKIEFIPHSSTGKNAQPTLTL, from the coding sequence atgtctgttgaagaagttactcaaaaatttgaatctGTTTCTGTCGATAACAATGCTCCAAAGACTGTTTTAAACGATGATAAATCTTTTGAAGTCAAGCATCCATTGAATACCAAATGGACTTTATGGTACACTAAGCCAGCTGTTGACAAGAGTGAATCCTGGTCTGATTTATTGAGACCAGTTACTTCTTTCAACACTGTTGAAGAATTTTGGGCTATTGTTAAGAACATTCCGGAACCTCATGATTTACCATTGAAGTCTGATTATCATGTTTTCAGAAATGATATTAGACCAGAATGGGAAGATTCTGCAAATGAGAAGGGTGGTAAATGGTCATACCATATTAGAAGCAAAAGTTCTGACATTGATGAATTATGGCTAAGAACTTTATTAGCTGTCATTGGTGAAACTATTGACGAAGAAGACTCTCAAATAAACGGTGTTGTTTTATCCATTAGAAAAGGTACTTCTAAGTTCGCTTTATGGACTAAGTCTGAAGACCAAACTGAAGCTTTAACAAACATTGGTGCAAGATTCAAGCAAGTATTAAAGTTAGGTGAAGAAGATAAGATTGAATTCATTCCACATAGTAGTACTGGTAAAAATGCTCAACCAACTTTAACTTTGTAA
- the MDJ2 gene encoding Mdj2p (similar to Saccharomyces cerevisiae MDJ2 (YNL328C); ancestral locus Anc_3.10) — MVLPILLGIGITGIALITRSGLRAWSLYKTLSPAAIAKLNGITIKSSGKLSYDSRFFSNHLNSGLKVKLNEYQGGFFKKMSESEALSILNITSSEVPLLNESLVKRKHRAAMIKNHPDRGGSPYLAMKINEARDIILSGYMIKK, encoded by the coding sequence ATGGTGTTGCCAATATTACTTGGAATTGGTATCACAGGTATTGCATTAATAACAAGATCAGGCTTACGAGCGTGGTCCCTATACAAGACATTATCGCCTGCTGCTATTGCAAAATTAAATGGAATCACCATTAAAAGTAGCGGCAAATTATCTTATGACAGTCGATTCTTCAgtaatcatttaaatagtGGCTTAAAAGTAAAACTGAATGAGTATCAAGGTGGATTCTTCAAGAAAATGTCCGAATCTGAAGCATTGTCGATCTTAAACATCACCTCTTCAGAAGTACCGCTTTTAAACGAAAGTTTGGTGAAAAGGAAACATAGAGCAGCAATGATAAAAAACCATCCCGATAGAGGTGGAAGCCCATACTTGGCCATGAAGATAAATGAAGCTAGagatataattttatcagGTTACATGATAAAGAAGTAG
- the RPD3 gene encoding histone deacetylase RPD3 (similar to Saccharomyces cerevisiae RPD3 (YNL330C); ancestral locus Anc_3.8) translates to MVYEAKPFDPIVVNPNNKKRVAYFYDADVGNYAYGAGHPMKPHRIRMTHSLVMNYGLYKKMEIYRAKPATKQEMCQFHTDEYIDFLSRVTPDNLDMFKKESVKFNVGDDCPVFDGLFEYCSISGGGSMEGAARLNRGKCDVAINYAGGLHHAKKSEASGFCYLNDIVLGIIELLRYHPRVLYIDIDVHHGDGVEEAFYTTDRVMTCSFHKYGEFFPGTGELRDVGIGKGKNYAVNVPLRDGMDDATYRSVFESVISKIMEWYQPSAVVLQCGGDSLSGDRLGCFNLSMRGHANCVNFVKSFNIPMMVVGGGGYTMRNVARTWCFETGLLNNVILDEDLPYNDYYEYYGPDYKLDVRPSNMFNVNSPEYLDKILTSIYSNLENTKYAPSVQLNHVPRDTEDLGDVEEDSREAMDTKGGSQYARDHIVEGDNEFY, encoded by the coding sequence ATGGTGTATGAGGCAAAACCTTTTGATCCAATTGTGGTTAAcccaaataataaaaaaagagtAGCGTACTTCTACGACGCAGACGTTGGTAACTATGCATATGGTGCTGGCCATCCAATGAAACCACATAGAATAAGAATGACCCACTCGTTAGTGATGAATTACGGTTTATATAAGAAGATGGAGATATATAGAGCAAAACCAGCTACTAAACAAGAAATGTGCCAATTCCACACAGATGAATACATTGACTTTTTGTCGAGAGTCACACCCGACAATCTGGATATGTTTAAAAAAGAGAGTGTCAAATTCAATGTCGGTGACGATTGTCCAGTATTTGATGGtctttttgaatattgtaGCATATCGGGTGGTGGTTCTATGGAAGGTGCTGCTAGATTGAATAGAGGTAAATGTGATGTTGCTATTAATTATGCTGGTGGCTTACATCATGCTAAGAAATCTGAAGCTTCCGGATTTTGTTATCTGAATGATATCGTGTTAGGTATTATCGAATTACTAAGATACCACCCAAGAGTTCTATATATTGATATCGATGTCCATCATGGTGATGGTGTCGAAGAAGCATTTTACACAACGGATAGAGTCATGACCTGTTCCTTTCACAAATATGGTGAGTTTTTCCCAGGTACAGGTGAATTAAGAGATGTTGGTATTGGAAAGGGTAAGAATTACGCTGTAAACGTTCCCTTAAGAGATGGTATGGATGATGCTACATATAGATCAGTATTCGAATCCGTGATCAGTAAAATCATGGAATGGTACCAACCTTCAGCTGTGGTACTACAATGTGGTGGTGACTCTTTATCCGGTGATCGTCTAGGttgtttcaatttatcTATGAGAGGTCACGCTAACTGTGtaaattttgttaaatcCTTTAATATACCTATGATGGTTGTAGGTGGTGGTGGTTACACTATGAGAAACGTTGCCAGAACATGGTGTTTCGAAACTGGTTTGTTAAATAATGTAATATTAGATGAAGATCTACCTTACAATGACTACTACGAATATTATGGGCCTGACTATAAATTAGATGTTAGACCATCTAATATGTTTAATGTCAACTCTCCTGAATACTTGGATAAAATCTTAACTTCTATATATTCCAATTTAGAAAACACAAAATATGCACCAAGTGTGCAGCTAAATCATGTTCCTAGAGATACAGAAGACCTCGGTGATGTAGAAGAGGATTCAAGAGAGGCAATGGATACTAAAGGTGGATCACAATACGCTAGAGATCACATTGTAGAAGGTGATAACGAAttctattaa